In Picosynechococcus sp. PCC 7002, the following are encoded in one genomic region:
- a CDS encoding ArnT family glycosyltransferase, whose product MSPLDSVRRWYYSYEKFPKTTGIISAIALGLLGGLAFFWHLGAVGLVDETEPMFADAARRMLATGDWITPYYNDATRFDKPPLVYWLMAIAYKIVGVNAWGARLPSAFAALGLMVLVFVVLRQFGFGTTTAAQSPEAPNTQRKLWLAAWIGSSLIALNLQTIVWARQGVSDMLLNGCFSGGLICFFYGYGSGGQPINRWLPNSWYMAAYALFACAVLTKGPVGIVVPGLVIMLFLLYVGKFREVLLGEAKPLTGALIFTAIALPWFVLVTLRNGQAYIDSFFGYHNFDRFTGVVNGHDAPWYFYFPVVLVGFLPWSVYLPAAIARLKLHRPARWRQEARSTHLAVFASIWFGVIFGFFTIAVTKLPSYTIPLLPAAAILVALFLSHVIETPRQPSTGFRWSAIANVGLLLILSGFMIYSPQVIGYDPAAPDLATTYAQSNLAWWGFGIWLLGAVVLAVCVWRSRLGIWLANGAIMVAFIVLVLLPASTLLDQARQASLREIADTITAQQRPDETVMMVGFEKPSLVFYTGQDILFLDDDKEEELAAIDSTLTQANSSFLLVVRTSTRPELPLGDKTLDLLLERSPYELLRVQK is encoded by the coding sequence ATGTCGCCCCTTGATTCTGTTCGTCGTTGGTACTACAGCTATGAGAAATTCCCAAAAACCACGGGGATCATTTCGGCGATCGCCTTGGGTCTCCTGGGGGGACTCGCTTTTTTTTGGCACCTTGGCGCTGTGGGCCTCGTGGATGAAACGGAACCCATGTTTGCGGATGCGGCCCGACGGATGTTAGCCACAGGGGATTGGATTACGCCCTATTACAACGATGCCACCCGCTTTGATAAGCCGCCCCTGGTGTATTGGCTGATGGCGATCGCCTACAAAATTGTTGGGGTGAATGCCTGGGGGGCCAGATTACCCTCTGCCTTTGCGGCCCTTGGTTTAATGGTCTTAGTCTTTGTGGTACTGCGTCAGTTTGGTTTTGGCACAACAACGGCGGCCCAAAGTCCTGAAGCTCCTAATACCCAACGCAAACTCTGGCTGGCAGCTTGGATCGGCAGTAGCTTAATCGCCTTGAACTTACAAACCATTGTCTGGGCGCGGCAGGGGGTCTCCGATATGCTCCTTAATGGCTGCTTTAGTGGGGGCTTGATTTGTTTTTTCTATGGTTATGGTAGCGGCGGACAGCCGATCAATCGCTGGTTACCCAATAGCTGGTACATGGCGGCTTACGCGTTATTTGCCTGTGCAGTCTTGACCAAAGGGCCGGTGGGGATCGTAGTGCCGGGACTTGTGATCATGCTCTTTTTGCTCTATGTCGGCAAGTTTCGCGAGGTACTGCTGGGGGAAGCGAAACCCTTGACTGGGGCTTTGATCTTCACGGCGATCGCCTTACCTTGGTTTGTCCTGGTGACCCTCCGCAATGGCCAAGCGTACATTGATAGTTTTTTTGGTTACCACAATTTTGATCGGTTTACGGGGGTGGTCAATGGCCACGATGCTCCCTGGTATTTTTATTTTCCAGTGGTATTGGTGGGGTTTTTGCCCTGGTCTGTGTATCTACCAGCGGCGATCGCCCGACTCAAGTTACATCGTCCGGCCCGTTGGCGGCAGGAAGCGCGTTCTACCCACCTTGCCGTCTTTGCAAGCATTTGGTTTGGGGTGATTTTTGGCTTCTTTACCATCGCCGTCACCAAACTACCGAGTTATACGATTCCCCTCTTGCCCGCCGCCGCAATTTTGGTGGCGTTGTTTCTCAGCCATGTTATTGAAACGCCCCGGCAACCCTCGACAGGATTCCGTTGGAGTGCGATCGCCAATGTGGGGCTGTTGCTGATTCTCAGCGGGTTTATGATCTATAGTCCCCAAGTCATTGGTTATGATCCTGCGGCCCCGGATCTGGCTACGACCTATGCCCAATCAAACCTTGCTTGGTGGGGCTTTGGGATTTGGCTCCTGGGGGCGGTTGTTCTTGCGGTTTGTGTGTGGCGATCGCGCCTGGGGATCTGGCTAGCTAATGGGGCGATTATGGTGGCATTTATTGTCCTTGTTTTACTGCCTGCCAGCACCTTGCTAGATCAAGCTCGCCAAGCCAGTCTCCGGGAAATTGCCGATACCATTACAGCCCAGCAGCGGCCTGACGAAACAGTGATGATGGTGGGTTTTGAAAAGCCGAGCCTCGTCTTCTATACAGGCCAAGATATTCTCTTTCTTGACGATGATAAAGAAGAGGAACTCGCCGCCATCGACAGCACCTTAACCCAGGCCAATTCTTCTTTTCTGTTGGTGGTGCGCACATCCACCCGTCCAGAACTTCCCCTCGGGGACAAAACCCTTGATCTCCTCCTGGAAAGATCGCCCTACGAACTGTTGCGGGTACAAAAATAA
- the kaiB gene encoding circadian clock protein KaiB, with protein MNLLKKTYVLKLYVAGNTPNSVRALKTLKNILETDFKGVYALKVIDVLQNPQLAEEDKILATPTLSKVLPPPVRKIIGDLSDREKVLIGLDLLYEEFLEREEEL; from the coding sequence ATGAACCTCCTAAAGAAAACTTATGTTTTAAAGCTTTATGTGGCTGGCAATACCCCCAACTCTGTCCGCGCCCTCAAAACCTTAAAAAATATTTTAGAAACCGACTTTAAAGGGGTCTATGCCCTAAAAGTAATTGATGTCCTCCAAAACCCCCAACTAGCCGAAGAAGATAAGATTTTGGCGACACCAACCCTCTCCAAAGTGCTTCCACCCCCCGTCCGTAAGATCATCGGTGACCTCTCCGACCGAGAAAAAGTATTGATCGGTCTCGATCTCCTTTACGAAGAGTTTTTAGAACGGGAAGAAGAGCTTTAA
- the thrC gene encoding threonine synthase: MTQATLDTAVASLDTANFTALACKECGAEYEPKALHVCEFCFGPLEVKYDYEKIASKVSRESIEAGPKSIWRYKEFLPVAGEPIDVGTGFTPLLKANRLARRLGIKELYIKNDAVNMPTLSFKDRVVSVALTRARELGFSTVSCASTGNLANSTAAIAAHAGLDCCVFIPSDLEAGKVLGTLIYNPILMAVHGNYDQVNRLCSEVANSHGWGFVNINLRPYYSEGSKTLGYEVIEQLGWELPDHVVAPLASGSLFTKIYKGFNEFVKVGLVEDKAVRFSGAQAEGCSPISQAYKEGRDFITPVKPNTIAKSIAIGNPADGVYAVEIANKTNGNIEDVTDAEIVDGIKLLAETEGIFTETAGGTTIAVLKKLVEAGKINPDEKTVVYITGNGLKTQEAVQNAAGEPLTIEANLESFEQALDRARTLERLEWQQTLV, from the coding sequence ATGACGCAAGCAACCCTTGATACCGCCGTCGCCTCCCTCGACACCGCCAACTTCACCGCCCTCGCCTGTAAGGAATGTGGCGCTGAGTACGAACCCAAAGCCCTCCACGTGTGTGAGTTTTGCTTTGGCCCCCTCGAAGTGAAGTATGACTACGAGAAAATCGCCAGCAAAGTGAGCCGTGAAAGCATCGAAGCTGGCCCCAAGTCCATCTGGCGCTACAAAGAATTTTTGCCCGTTGCCGGAGAACCCATTGATGTGGGCACTGGCTTTACGCCCCTCCTCAAAGCGAACCGTTTGGCCCGTCGTCTCGGCATCAAGGAGCTTTACATTAAAAATGACGCGGTGAATATGCCCACCTTGAGTTTCAAGGATCGGGTGGTATCCGTTGCCCTGACCCGCGCCCGCGAATTAGGTTTCTCGACTGTTTCCTGTGCCAGCACTGGTAATTTGGCAAACTCCACTGCGGCGATCGCCGCCCATGCCGGATTAGACTGTTGCGTCTTTATCCCCTCCGATCTCGAAGCTGGGAAAGTCCTCGGCACGCTGATCTACAATCCCATTCTGATGGCCGTTCACGGCAACTATGACCAGGTGAACCGCCTCTGTTCTGAAGTTGCCAACTCCCACGGCTGGGGCTTTGTGAATATCAACCTCCGCCCCTACTACTCCGAAGGTTCTAAGACCCTCGGCTATGAAGTCATCGAACAACTTGGCTGGGAACTCCCCGACCACGTGGTTGCGCCCCTGGCTTCCGGTTCCCTCTTCACCAAGATCTATAAAGGCTTTAATGAATTCGTCAAAGTCGGTCTTGTTGAAGATAAAGCGGTTCGTTTCAGCGGTGCCCAAGCTGAAGGTTGCTCTCCCATTTCTCAAGCCTACAAAGAAGGCCGTGACTTTATTACTCCTGTGAAGCCCAACACGATCGCCAAGTCCATTGCGATTGGCAACCCTGCTGATGGTGTCTACGCCGTAGAAATCGCCAACAAGACCAACGGCAACATTGAAGACGTCACCGATGCTGAAATTGTTGACGGCATCAAACTCCTTGCTGAAACCGAAGGCATTTTCACCGAAACTGCTGGTGGCACCACCATTGCCGTTTTGAAAAAACTCGTAGAAGCAGGCAAGATCAACCCCGACGAGAAGACAGTCGTCTACATCACTGGGAACGGCCTCAAGACCCAAGAAGCAGTACAAAATGCTGCTGGTGAACCCCTCACCATCGAAGCCAACCTCGAAAGTTTCGAGCAGGCTCTTGATCGTGCCCGCACCCTCGAGCGTCTAGAGTGGCAGCAAACTTTGGTATAG
- a CDS encoding circadian clock protein KaiA, whose product MVSKLSLYLVTPPGFQPGKIEAQLIGDRYQIKLLDYGQKFLAFLEANKEQIDCLVVVQGKENQDYFECLTQSGILLPCVFLGPTTACEISQEDVSEQLYHSAEKYLDFANLENLSLTIDQAIAQFLHLAPSCALSDKPQDPHHSDPDKTHQAFLLLQQRRLAEKLRERLGYLGVYYKRNPKYFYRSLSPEEQQEFREQFVADYRDIVLSYFSGDLPTNQAIDQFVNQAFFADVSVSYILETHMKLMDEFAQQLKLEGRSEEILLDYRLTLIDIVAHLCEMYRRSIPREDLPFELLFRID is encoded by the coding sequence TTGGTTTCTAAACTCTCCCTTTATCTAGTTACACCTCCTGGTTTTCAACCCGGAAAAATTGAAGCTCAATTGATAGGCGATCGCTATCAGATCAAGCTCCTTGACTATGGCCAAAAATTCCTGGCATTTCTTGAGGCAAATAAAGAACAAATTGACTGCCTTGTAGTTGTTCAAGGAAAAGAAAACCAAGACTATTTTGAGTGCTTAACTCAGAGTGGAATTTTACTCCCCTGTGTCTTTCTTGGGCCGACCACCGCCTGTGAAATTTCCCAAGAAGATGTCTCCGAGCAGCTTTACCATAGTGCCGAAAAATACCTGGATTTTGCCAATCTCGAAAACTTATCGTTGACCATCGACCAGGCGATCGCCCAATTTTTGCACCTCGCCCCAAGCTGTGCCCTGAGCGACAAACCCCAAGATCCCCACCACAGCGATCCCGATAAAACCCACCAAGCTTTTTTACTGTTACAACAGCGCCGTCTCGCCGAAAAATTACGGGAACGATTAGGCTATCTCGGCGTTTATTACAAGCGCAATCCCAAATATTTTTATCGCAGTCTTTCCCCCGAAGAACAGCAAGAATTTCGGGAACAATTTGTCGCCGATTATCGCGATATTGTCCTAAGCTACTTCAGTGGCGATCTCCCCACAAATCAAGCCATTGATCAATTTGTCAATCAGGCTTTTTTTGCCGATGTTTCTGTCTCTTATATCCTCGAAACTCACATGAAGTTAATGGACGAATTCGCCCAACAGCTCAAACTTGAAGGGAGAAGCGAAGAAATCCTCCTAGACTATCGCCTTACCCTCATCGATATCGTCGCCCACTTGTGTGAAATGTATCGCCGTTCTATCCCCCGTGAAGATCTACCTTTTGAACTTCTATTTCGGATAGACTAG
- a CDS encoding HPP family protein has product MSSFPRRASIRLKKRSNTAILRRWRRKFYTLQQSRRHQPSFSRQHIGLSFLGSFIGISTLAYISVYSSYPLIAAPFGATAVLVFGVPESPLAQPRNVIVGNVIGACSCVVLFHLFGDAPWVMGLAVAVTIKLMQLTRTVHPPSGAVALIGILSHASWQFILTPALCGSVLIVWLTVIFSRVVPGRPYPKHWL; this is encoded by the coding sequence ATGTCATCATTTCCCCGGCGGGCATCTATTCGATTAAAAAAACGTTCTAATACAGCAATTTTGAGGCGGTGGCGACGCAAATTTTATACGCTGCAACAGAGCCGTAGACATCAACCCAGCTTCTCCCGACAACACATTGGCTTATCATTTTTAGGCAGTTTTATTGGTATTTCGACCCTGGCTTACATCTCGGTTTATAGTTCCTATCCTTTGATTGCGGCTCCCTTTGGGGCCACGGCCGTGCTGGTATTTGGGGTGCCGGAGAGTCCATTAGCCCAGCCCCGCAACGTAATTGTGGGGAATGTAATTGGGGCTTGCAGTTGTGTGGTGTTATTTCATTTGTTCGGGGATGCTCCCTGGGTCATGGGTTTGGCGGTGGCAGTGACGATTAAGCTCATGCAACTGACCCGAACCGTCCATCCGCCTTCGGGGGCTGTGGCCTTAATTGGTATTTTGAGTCATGCGTCTTGGCAATTTATTTTGACGCCTGCTTTATGCGGTTCTGTGTTGATTGTGTGGTTGACGGTAATTTTTAGTCGTGTGGTGCCGGGACGTCCTTATCCAAAGCACTGGCTTTAG
- a CDS encoding MoaD/ThiS family protein produces the protein MAIKVLVPTPLQKFTKDQPTVECAGSSIKELLDSLEANCPGIKARLCDEQGNPRRFLNLYVNEEDIRFLNGVDTALNDGDEVSIVPAVAGG, from the coding sequence ATGGCAATTAAAGTTTTAGTTCCAACTCCCCTCCAAAAGTTTACGAAGGATCAGCCCACCGTTGAATGCGCTGGTTCTTCCATTAAAGAATTGCTCGATTCCCTAGAAGCAAACTGCCCCGGCATTAAGGCTCGCCTCTGTGATGAACAGGGCAATCCTCGACGCTTTTTAAACCTCTACGTCAATGAAGAAGATATCCGTTTTCTGAACGGTGTCGATACTGCTCTCAATGACGGTGATGAGGTCAGCATTGTACCCGCTGTGGCAGGGGGCTAA
- a CDS encoding PEP-utilizing enzyme: MTLTQVWGCLLIFTLIPTLGAVCILPWGDRHPPRQLLGDCLLGIIVVLFTRHFFPYQSPWELISLLAFMMGRYWRTQDLAFAAVWGGLLLHDWQITPIVSFIGLVGLTVFRQIRLGIWAVLTLIFVALTIRHGTVPGYWVAAIALGGLLGWLSQQTTNSRQVWQIFRPESGFLSLDQRLSSPQVGQDAATLSQLKYLGYPVLPGWVLKPGDDFKRLVDLLKPSGDRPYMVRLSSEKVLPRFQIPTEQLTSPEALEVALVNGFSQTAVGKQALLVQAQPTVQWSGITYSRPPLPYKRQDPLTEVVRDFITPLVIGEGQFLLYYGLDSPQPLGGKPYANHPPLDILQEVAHLSRQLEHQQGSPQALEWCFTGQDIWILRVRPIYHLHPVWTREEIASHFPKPLSPLSASLLEVTAPGAIASIYDALWEGRENLQNIALISHHRGYSYLNRSFWERVCRRENFEFSDLQSRLGCLLFSFRHPLFCYRYLRWDWQWYPEFQQEAERLCYPLLKTIKMISRNDLSTLSLADLVQNVEQITEILELLLGYWLRGEVILWRRRLTTGLSHFLPPLPPKFQALNQLAVDIRGILRTTGEPRQGVVEPFTRAALFAQLAELPDGEHLFGRLNQWLKEHGDGADFPWELAQRRWREDSGTIRQQLTDLVNQPRTAISPLDLSSAQRQLQQIYRQQEAVRGLCETFLAQLRWHFLAIAQIWQNQGYLEQPQDIFWLKLPEVKALINAPQSQEFSRLQLKIQYRRSQMNLNQEQGLPPEIIYGQLTTKEDVSSSCFLQKLQGQAVSSGSVIGRVHRCLPGERVMSWSPNDILVTTYIDEHFLEHLKEVSGIITTQGGMLSQGASLARQHQIPMVANVAMALELLQPGQWVRLDGRLGQVELLDPEALSTDAN; encoded by the coding sequence ATGACATTGACGCAGGTCTGGGGTTGTCTACTCATTTTTACTTTAATCCCAACCCTCGGTGCAGTTTGTATTTTGCCCTGGGGCGATCGCCATCCCCCTAGGCAACTGTTGGGAGATTGTCTCCTGGGGATAATTGTGGTGCTCTTCACCCGGCATTTTTTCCCGTACCAATCCCCTTGGGAACTCATCAGTCTTTTAGCTTTTATGATGGGCCGCTATTGGCGCACCCAAGATCTGGCTTTTGCGGCGGTGTGGGGAGGCTTGTTACTCCATGATTGGCAGATTACCCCCATTGTCAGTTTTATTGGCTTGGTGGGCTTGACGGTATTTCGGCAAATTCGCCTGGGGATCTGGGCCGTTTTGACTTTGATTTTTGTGGCCCTCACGATCCGCCACGGTACGGTACCGGGCTATTGGGTCGCGGCGATCGCCCTGGGGGGACTCCTGGGCTGGTTAAGTCAACAGACAACAAATAGTCGGCAAGTTTGGCAAATTTTTCGGCCTGAATCCGGCTTTCTCTCCCTCGATCAGCGCCTCAGTAGCCCCCAAGTGGGCCAGGATGCGGCGACCCTCAGCCAATTGAAATATTTGGGTTATCCCGTTTTGCCGGGGTGGGTTCTAAAACCAGGGGATGATTTTAAACGACTGGTTGATTTACTAAAACCCAGTGGCGATCGCCCCTATATGGTGCGTCTCTCCAGCGAAAAAGTCCTTCCCAGATTTCAGATTCCCACGGAGCAACTCACCAGCCCAGAAGCCTTGGAAGTTGCCCTGGTGAATGGCTTTAGTCAAACGGCAGTGGGGAAACAAGCACTGCTGGTGCAAGCCCAACCCACCGTGCAATGGTCTGGCATTACCTACAGTCGCCCACCGCTCCCCTACAAGCGCCAGGATCCCCTCACAGAAGTTGTCCGAGATTTTATTACGCCGCTCGTGATTGGGGAAGGCCAATTTTTGCTGTACTACGGATTGGATTCACCCCAACCCCTGGGCGGGAAACCCTACGCTAACCATCCTCCCTTGGATATTTTGCAGGAAGTGGCCCACCTCAGCCGTCAGTTGGAACATCAACAGGGGAGTCCCCAGGCCCTGGAATGGTGTTTTACGGGCCAGGATATTTGGATTTTGCGGGTGCGGCCCATCTATCATCTCCATCCGGTCTGGACGAGGGAAGAAATTGCGAGCCATTTCCCCAAACCATTGTCGCCTTTGAGCGCCTCCCTGTTGGAAGTCACAGCTCCAGGGGCGATCGCCAGTATCTATGATGCCCTGTGGGAAGGGCGCGAAAATCTCCAGAACATCGCCTTGATTTCCCATCATCGGGGATATAGCTATCTCAATCGCAGCTTTTGGGAGCGGGTCTGCCGCCGGGAAAATTTTGAATTTAGCGACCTCCAATCCCGGCTGGGGTGTCTGCTGTTTAGCTTTCGCCATCCTCTGTTTTGTTACCGCTATTTGCGTTGGGATTGGCAATGGTACCCAGAGTTTCAGCAGGAGGCAGAGCGCCTTTGTTACCCTCTGCTAAAAACGATCAAAATGATCAGCCGCAATGATCTTTCGACCCTCAGCCTGGCGGATTTGGTGCAAAATGTCGAGCAAATTACAGAGATACTGGAACTCCTGCTTGGCTATTGGCTCCGGGGCGAGGTGATCCTCTGGCGTCGCCGTTTGACCACGGGGCTGTCCCATTTTCTGCCACCGCTCCCCCCCAAATTCCAAGCCCTCAATCAGTTGGCCGTGGATATCCGGGGGATCCTCCGCACCACAGGGGAACCACGCCAGGGGGTCGTTGAACCCTTTACACGGGCGGCTTTATTTGCCCAACTCGCAGAGCTACCCGATGGTGAACATTTGTTTGGTCGTTTAAATCAGTGGCTGAAGGAGCATGGGGATGGGGCAGATTTCCCTTGGGAGTTGGCCCAGCGGCGCTGGCGAGAAGATTCGGGGACGATCCGCCAACAATTAACGGATTTAGTGAACCAGCCGCGCACCGCCATTTCTCCCCTTGACCTTAGCTCCGCCCAGCGCCAACTCCAGCAGATCTACCGTCAACAGGAAGCGGTGAGAGGGCTTTGTGAAACGTTCTTGGCTCAGTTGCGCTGGCATTTTTTGGCGATCGCCCAGATTTGGCAAAACCAAGGTTATCTAGAGCAGCCCCAGGATATTTTTTGGCTCAAGCTCCCGGAGGTAAAGGCCTTAATTAATGCCCCCCAATCCCAGGAGTTTTCCCGCCTCCAGCTCAAAATTCAATATCGGCGATCGCAAATGAATCTAAACCAAGAGCAGGGGCTTCCCCCAGAGATTATCTACGGTCAATTGACCACGAAAGAAGATGTTTCGAGTAGTTGTTTTTTACAAAAACTCCAGGGTCAAGCGGTGAGTAGTGGCTCGGTGATTGGCCGTGTCCATCGCTGTTTACCTGGGGAAAGGGTCATGTCCTGGAGTCCCAATGATATTTTGGTGACCACTTACATTGATGAACATTTTCTAGAGCATCTCAAGGAGGTCAGCGGCATTATCACAACCCAGGGGGGCATGCTCTCCCAGGGAGCAAGTTTGGCCCGCCAACACCAAATTCCGATGGTTGCTAATGTCGCCATGGCCCTTGAGCTTCTCCAACCAGGCCAATGGGTACGCCTCGACGGTCGCCTGGGTCAGGTGGAACTTTTAGATCCAGAAGCCCTGTCTACGGATGCGAATTAG
- a CDS encoding LL-diaminopimelate aminotransferase, translating to MHFSQRLSRLSANVFADMDRAKAKAVAAGRDLIDLSLGSSDLPASAIATETIAQALTDPQTHGYVLHRNTQAFREAIATWYTERYGVAVDPDTEVLALIGSQEGTAHLPLALLDPGDYALLPDPGYPSYAGGVALAGGESYFMPLTAEHHFLPKFAAIPQDILAKSRLMILSYPHNPTTAIATLDFFQGAVAFCQAHDLALIHDFPYNDIYFAGETAPPSVLQADPEKTCSIEFFTFSKSFNMGGFRTAFAVGNAQLIAALRQIKAVVDFNQYQGILNGAIAALQRDQATIAENVRVYQARRDALVEALNDHGWSVPKPGATLYVWAKLPKAWSGTSLEFCTQLVAQTGIALSPGSGFGKTGEGYVRFALVQEPAVLREAVRRIQTFLSPQP from the coding sequence ATGCATTTTTCCCAGCGGTTATCACGGCTTTCGGCAAATGTGTTTGCAGATATGGACCGGGCCAAGGCCAAGGCGGTGGCAGCGGGTCGGGATTTAATTGATCTATCCCTCGGCTCTTCTGATCTCCCTGCTTCAGCGATCGCCACGGAAACCATTGCCCAGGCATTAACCGATCCCCAAACCCACGGGTATGTCCTCCACCGCAATACCCAGGCTTTTCGGGAGGCGATCGCCACTTGGTACACCGAGCGTTATGGGGTTGCCGTTGATCCCGATACTGAAGTCTTGGCGCTGATTGGTTCCCAGGAGGGGACGGCCCACCTGCCACTGGCCTTGCTCGACCCTGGAGACTATGCCCTACTGCCGGATCCGGGTTATCCCTCCTATGCGGGCGGGGTGGCGCTGGCGGGTGGCGAAAGTTACTTTATGCCCCTCACCGCTGAACATCATTTTCTGCCGAAATTTGCGGCGATCCCCCAGGATATTTTGGCGAAAAGTCGCTTAATGATTCTCAGTTATCCCCACAATCCCACGACGGCGATCGCCACGCTCGATTTTTTTCAAGGGGCAGTAGCGTTTTGCCAGGCCCATGATCTGGCGCTGATCCATGATTTTCCCTACAACGACATCTATTTCGCTGGGGAAACGGCACCACCGTCGGTATTACAGGCCGATCCGGAAAAAACCTGTAGCATTGAATTTTTTACCTTTTCAAAGTCCTTTAATATGGGAGGCTTTCGTACTGCCTTTGCGGTGGGGAATGCCCAACTGATTGCAGCCCTACGCCAAATTAAGGCGGTGGTTGATTTTAACCAATACCAAGGGATTCTCAACGGGGCGATCGCCGCTCTCCAACGGGATCAAGCCACCATCGCGGAAAATGTGCGCGTTTACCAAGCCCGCCGGGATGCCCTCGTCGAAGCCCTCAATGACCACGGTTGGTCTGTACCCAAGCCTGGGGCGACCCTCTATGTGTGGGCCAAGTTGCCAAAAGCTTGGTCAGGAACTTCTTTGGAATTTTGTACCCAATTGGTGGCCCAAACGGGCATTGCCCTGTCGCCAGGATCAGGGTTTGGTAAAACAGGGGAAGGCTATGTCCGCTTTGCCCTCGTTCAGGAACCAGCGGTACTGCGGGAAGCCGTGCGCCGGATCCAAACATTTCTTTCGCCACAACCATGA
- the kaiC gene encoding circadian clock protein KaiC produces the protein MNQPTSSNNGAIKGVQKIRTLIEGLDEISHGGLPSGRTTLVSGTSGTGKTLLAIQFLYHGIKHFDYPGLFVTFEESPRDIIQNAHSFGWDLQSLVDEGKLFILDASPDPDGQEVVGNFDLSALIERIQYAIRKYNAKLVSIDSVTAVFQQYDAAPVVRREIFRLVARLKHLAVTSIMTTERLDEYGPVARFGVEEFVSDNVVILRNVLEGERRRRTIEILKLRGTTHMKGEYPFTITNDGINIFPLGAMRLTQRSSNARISSGVETLDKMCGGGFFKDSIILATGATGTGKTLLVSKFLEEGCRRGERAILFAYEESRAQLSRNASSWGIDFEEMERKGLLKLLCSYPESAGLEDHLQMIKSEISEFKPSRIAIDSLSALARGVTNNAFRQFVIGVTGYAKQEEITGFFTNTTDQFMGAHSITESHISTITDTILMLQYVEIRGEMSRAINVFKMRGSWHDKGIREYTISEGGAAIKDSFRNYERIISGSPTRIAVDEKSELSRIMRGVQDKTLPE, from the coding sequence ATGAATCAGCCCACCTCCTCTAATAACGGTGCCATCAAAGGCGTCCAAAAAATCCGCACCCTCATTGAAGGTCTCGATGAGATTAGTCATGGTGGTTTACCCTCCGGCAGAACAACCCTAGTGAGTGGTACTTCGGGGACTGGGAAGACCTTATTGGCAATCCAATTTCTCTACCATGGCATCAAGCATTTCGATTACCCAGGGCTTTTTGTCACTTTTGAAGAATCCCCCCGAGACATTATTCAGAACGCCCATAGTTTCGGCTGGGATCTCCAAAGTCTCGTTGATGAAGGTAAGTTATTTATCCTAGATGCCTCCCCCGATCCCGATGGTCAGGAAGTGGTGGGTAACTTTGATCTATCTGCTTTGATTGAACGGATTCAATACGCGATTCGCAAATACAATGCCAAGCTTGTTTCCATTGACTCGGTGACAGCGGTTTTTCAACAATATGATGCCGCCCCCGTCGTCCGCCGGGAAATTTTTCGCCTGGTTGCGCGATTGAAACACCTTGCGGTCACTTCAATCATGACCACGGAAAGACTGGATGAATATGGTCCTGTGGCCCGCTTTGGGGTCGAAGAATTTGTCTCAGATAACGTGGTGATCCTGCGGAATGTCCTAGAAGGGGAACGGCGGCGACGCACCATTGAAATCCTTAAGCTGCGGGGAACAACCCACATGAAGGGGGAATATCCCTTCACGATCACCAACGACGGGATCAATATTTTCCCACTGGGGGCAATGCGTCTGACCCAGCGGTCTTCTAATGCACGGATTTCTTCTGGAGTGGAAACCCTGGATAAGATGTGCGGCGGCGGTTTCTTTAAAGATTCGATCATCCTAGCCACGGGAGCCACAGGTACTGGAAAGACTTTACTCGTAAGTAAGTTCCTCGAAGAAGGTTGTCGGCGCGGCGAACGGGCGATCCTGTTTGCCTATGAAGAGTCCCGGGCACAGTTATCGCGCAATGCCTCTTCCTGGGGGATTGATTTTGAGGAGATGGAACGCAAAGGGTTGCTCAAGTTACTCTGTTCCTATCCAGAGTCGGCGGGCCTGGAGGATCACTTACAGATGATTAAGTCAGAAATTTCTGAATTTAAGCCGTCCCGAATTGCGATTGACTCACTATCAGCGTTAGCGCGGGGCGTGACCAATAATGCGTTCCGCCAATTTGTGATTGGGGTAACGGGCTACGCGAAACAGGAAGAGATCACGGGCTTCTTTACGAATACAACGGATCAGTTTATGGGGGCCCACTCGATTACGGAATCCCACATTTCGACGATTACGGACACGATTTTGATGCTGCAATATGTCGAGATTCGTGGCGAGATGTCCCGGGCGATCAACGTCTTTAAGATGCGGGGATCTTGGCATGACAAGGGCATTCGGGAATACACCATCAGTGAAGGTGGGGCAGCGATTAAGGATTCTTTCCGAAACTACGAACGGATTATTAGTGGTTCGCCGACCCGGATTGCCGTGGATGAGAAGTCGGAGTTGTCACGGATTATGCGGGGTGTACAGGATAAGACCTTGCCGGAGTAA